In a single window of the Micromonospora sp. WMMD1155 genome:
- a CDS encoding nuclear transport factor 2 family protein: MSAMDNDNLVREFVEAFNTKDAEKVGTFLHPDVVFENYGETPVKGRDNVVQVWEGVFRTFAQVKFETVNQAVNDDVVLAEQVHGLALPGGKLAPIMNLAVYEIRDGKIAAWRDYGNPQYAMKLLQS; encoded by the coding sequence ATGTCAGCGATGGACAATGACAATCTGGTTCGGGAGTTCGTCGAGGCGTTCAACACCAAGGACGCGGAGAAGGTAGGCACCTTCTTGCACCCCGACGTGGTCTTCGAGAATTACGGGGAGACTCCGGTGAAAGGGCGCGACAACGTCGTCCAGGTCTGGGAGGGCGTATTCCGCACCTTCGCGCAGGTGAAGTTCGAGACGGTCAACCAGGCGGTGAACGATGACGTCGTACTCGCCGAGCAGGTGCATGGATTGGCACTTCCGGGCGGCAAACTCGCACCCATCATGAACCTGGCGGTTTACGAGATCCGTGACGGCAAGATCGCCGCCTGGCGGGACTACGGCAATCCGCAGTACGCGATGAAGCTGCTCCAGTCGTAG
- a CDS encoding DUF456 domain-containing protein has translation MNLTDSQTAVTVVAGLAILAGLAGVVVPGLPALPLCWGGVLVWAIFGGAGVAGWAVFAAATVAAAGGVVIKYAWPGRNLKQAGVPTSTLLAGGVLGIIGFFVVPVVGLVLGFVGGVWAAERLRLGSNRLAWPSTVQALKAAGLSMLVEFLAGLVIAALWVGGLLLT, from the coding sequence GTGAACCTGACCGACTCGCAGACGGCGGTGACCGTGGTGGCCGGGTTGGCCATCCTGGCCGGTTTGGCCGGCGTGGTGGTGCCCGGCCTGCCGGCGTTGCCGCTGTGCTGGGGTGGCGTGCTGGTCTGGGCGATCTTCGGTGGCGCGGGCGTGGCTGGCTGGGCGGTGTTCGCCGCTGCCACGGTGGCCGCCGCGGGTGGCGTCGTGATCAAGTACGCGTGGCCCGGACGGAACCTGAAACAGGCGGGTGTGCCGACGTCCACGCTGCTCGCCGGCGGGGTGCTCGGCATCATCGGGTTCTTCGTGGTGCCGGTCGTCGGGCTGGTGCTCGGCTTCGTCGGCGGGGTGTGGGCGGCGGAGCGGCTGCGGCTGGGCAGCAACCGCCTCGCCTGGCCGTCCACGGTGCAGGCGCTCAAGGCCGCCGGCCTGTCCATGCTCGTGGAGTTCCTCGCCGGACTCGTCATCGCCGCCCTATGGGTCGGCGGCCTCCTACTGACCTGA
- a CDS encoding EAL domain-containing protein, which translates to MAAVPDSAGVDAGRDPAGVDAGRDPAGVDAGRVDPRGYAADWARAVRRLGFVPLSPAETERLLLVHTIRLAEAVRAEPFTTRPAEDVGAALVAAHLTEPQALDWTVHTLGTDFPHRVLGAADRPADLAERMAALQGGLAAGFARALRDRTFSQQERIARSAWQARDEVEQALRDSEARFRAVFTGAAIGIGIADVDGRIVDVNQAFADMLGYSIEELCETNVAALFHADDAAGMWELYQELVEGKHESARVEKRYHRKDGSMVWTDLAVSLIRHDDGRPRYTVAMIEDITQRYELQQRLRFQALHDPLTGLPNRTLFFETLGRVLDSADTGKRVGVCFLDLDGFKAINDSLGHDLGDQLLVMIGRRLNACVADHGHLVARMGGDEFVILVDGGDDIDDAVAVAEAALAAVAAPVHVGDHQLAVSASVGIVQCPAAETSPSELMKAADTTLYWAKAAGRGQWAVYDPERSARDIARSALVAGLPAALDRGEFVLHYQPIVSLLEGSMLAVEALVRWEHPELGLIGPDRFIGLAEETGLIVRLGEWVLRQACHDAERWWREFPDARLVVSVNLAARQADDPAIVETVADALHTSGLPAGLLQLELTESAVMGSADEPLRSLHRLAALGVRLAVDDFGTGYSNLAYLRRLPIHCLKLAGPFVEGIRADDAADHRDERIVDALVRLAHALELWVTAEAVETGEQAERLRALRCDTGQGRLFGAPAPAEAITARLRGGVSERGE; encoded by the coding sequence ATGGCCGCCGTCCCGGACTCCGCCGGGGTCGATGCCGGCCGGGACCCCGCCGGGGTCGATGCCGGCCGGGACCCCGCCGGGGTCGATGCCGGCCGGGTCGATCCTCGGGGGTACGCCGCCGACTGGGCCCGCGCGGTACGCCGCCTCGGTTTCGTGCCCCTCAGCCCGGCCGAGACCGAGCGGCTGCTGCTGGTGCACACGATCCGGCTGGCGGAGGCGGTGCGGGCGGAGCCGTTCACCACCCGCCCCGCCGAGGACGTCGGCGCGGCGCTGGTGGCGGCGCACCTGACCGAGCCACAGGCCCTGGACTGGACGGTGCACACCCTCGGTACGGACTTCCCGCACCGGGTGCTCGGTGCCGCCGACCGTCCGGCGGACCTCGCCGAGCGGATGGCGGCCCTCCAGGGTGGGCTGGCCGCCGGATTCGCCCGGGCGCTTCGCGACCGTACCTTCAGCCAGCAGGAGCGGATCGCCCGCTCGGCCTGGCAGGCCCGCGACGAGGTCGAGCAGGCGTTGCGCGACAGCGAGGCGCGGTTTCGGGCCGTCTTCACCGGTGCGGCCATCGGGATCGGCATCGCCGACGTGGACGGTCGGATCGTCGATGTCAACCAGGCGTTCGCCGACATGCTCGGCTATTCGATCGAGGAGCTGTGCGAGACCAACGTGGCCGCGTTGTTCCACGCCGACGACGCCGCCGGCATGTGGGAGCTGTACCAGGAGCTGGTCGAGGGCAAGCACGAATCCGCCCGGGTGGAGAAGCGGTACCACCGCAAGGACGGCAGCATGGTCTGGACCGACCTGGCGGTTTCGCTGATCCGGCACGACGACGGCCGGCCCCGCTACACGGTCGCGATGATCGAGGACATCACCCAGCGGTACGAACTCCAGCAGCGGCTGCGCTTCCAGGCCCTGCACGACCCACTGACCGGGTTGCCCAACCGGACGTTGTTCTTCGAGACGCTGGGCCGGGTCCTCGACAGCGCGGACACCGGGAAGCGGGTCGGGGTCTGCTTCCTCGACCTGGACGGCTTCAAGGCCATCAACGACAGCCTCGGCCACGACCTCGGTGACCAACTGCTCGTCATGATCGGCCGACGGCTGAACGCGTGCGTGGCCGACCACGGCCACCTGGTCGCCCGGATGGGCGGCGACGAGTTCGTGATCCTCGTCGACGGAGGGGACGACATCGACGACGCGGTGGCCGTCGCGGAGGCGGCGCTGGCCGCCGTCGCGGCCCCGGTGCACGTCGGCGACCACCAGTTGGCCGTCTCCGCCAGCGTGGGCATCGTGCAGTGCCCGGCGGCGGAGACCAGCCCGTCCGAGCTGATGAAGGCCGCGGACACCACGCTCTACTGGGCGAAGGCGGCGGGCCGGGGCCAGTGGGCGGTCTACGACCCGGAACGCAGCGCCCGCGACATCGCCCGGTCGGCGCTGGTCGCCGGGCTGCCGGCCGCGCTGGACCGGGGCGAGTTCGTCCTGCACTACCAACCGATCGTGTCGCTGCTGGAGGGCAGCATGCTCGCGGTGGAGGCGCTGGTCCGGTGGGAGCACCCGGAGCTGGGCCTGATCGGCCCGGACCGGTTCATCGGCCTGGCCGAGGAGACCGGCCTGATCGTCCGGCTCGGCGAGTGGGTGCTCCGGCAGGCCTGTCACGACGCCGAGCGGTGGTGGCGGGAGTTCCCCGACGCCCGGCTGGTGGTCAGCGTCAACCTGGCCGCCCGGCAGGCCGACGACCCGGCGATCGTGGAGACCGTGGCGGACGCGCTGCACACCAGCGGGCTGCCCGCGGGCCTGCTCCAACTGGAGCTGACCGAGAGCGCGGTGATGGGCAGCGCCGACGAGCCGTTGCGCAGCCTGCACCGGCTCGCCGCCCTCGGTGTCCGGCTGGCCGTGGACGATTTCGGCACCGGGTACTCCAACCTCGCGTACCTGCGGCGGTTGCCGATCCACTGCCTGAAACTCGCCGGCCCGTTCGTCGAGGGCATCCGCGCCGACGATGCCGCCGACCACCGCGACGAACGGATCGTCGACGCGTTGGTCCGCTTGGCGCACGCGTTGGAGTTGTGGGTGACCGCCGAGGCGGTGGAGACCGGCGAGCAGGCGGAACGCCTGCGGGCGCTGCGCTGTGACACCGGGCAGGGCCGGCTCTTCGGCGCCCCGGCCCCGGCCGAGGCGATCACCGCCCGGCTGCGTGGTGGCGTGAGCGAGCGGGGCGAGTGA
- a CDS encoding SAM-dependent methyltransferase: MPDGLPTEIDLTRPSAARVYDYFLGGAHNFEIDRQLAEQIASMTPNLAATMRSGREFLRRAVRTLLDAGIDQFLDIGSGIPTVGNVHEVAQGVNPKARVVYVDIDPVAVAHSRDLLAGNELTGVIHADLREPERILAETRQLGLIDFSRPMGVLLAGVVHFIPDGDGPEEILATLRAAAAPGSFLVLSHSTFEDQPQEMLDAQRLSARTDTEITLRSRAQVTGFFGDWTVLEPGVVHMPLWRPDSPSEVDEHPERFGAFGGVARYDQPAG; this comes from the coding sequence ATGCCCGACGGACTGCCGACCGAGATCGATCTGACCAGGCCGAGCGCGGCCCGGGTGTACGACTACTTCCTCGGCGGGGCGCACAACTTCGAGATCGACAGGCAACTGGCCGAACAGATCGCGAGCATGACCCCGAACCTCGCCGCCACCATGCGGTCCGGCCGTGAGTTCCTGCGCCGGGCCGTGCGGACGCTGCTCGACGCCGGCATCGACCAGTTCCTCGACATCGGCTCCGGAATTCCCACCGTCGGCAACGTGCACGAGGTCGCCCAGGGGGTGAACCCCAAGGCCCGCGTGGTGTACGTCGACATCGACCCGGTCGCTGTCGCCCACAGCCGGGACCTGCTCGCGGGCAACGAGCTGACCGGTGTCATCCACGCCGACCTGCGCGAGCCGGAGCGCATCCTCGCCGAGACCCGGCAGCTCGGGCTGATCGACTTCAGTCGACCCATGGGCGTCCTGCTGGCCGGGGTGGTGCACTTCATCCCCGACGGCGACGGGCCCGAGGAGATCCTGGCCACCCTGCGGGCCGCCGCCGCGCCGGGCAGTTTCCTGGTCCTCTCGCACTCCACGTTCGAGGACCAGCCGCAGGAGATGCTCGACGCCCAGCGTCTCTCCGCCCGAACGGACACCGAGATCACCCTGCGCTCCCGCGCCCAGGTGACCGGCTTCTTCGGCGACTGGACCGTCCTGGAGCCGGGCGTGGTGCACATGCCGCTGTGGCGTCCCGACTCACCGTCCGAGGTGGACGAGCACCCGGAGCGGTTCGGCGCCTTCGGCGGCGTCGCCCGGTACGACCAGCCCGCCGGCTGA
- the pcaF gene encoding 3-oxoadipyl-CoA thiolase, which produces MTVAYLVAGVRTPIGRYAGALAGVRPDDLAAHVIRELVARHPSVDWARVDDVVLGCANQAGEDNRNVARMSALLAGLPEEVPGSTVNRLCGSGLDALATAARSIVAGDAELVIAGGVESMSRAPFVMPKATSAYSRSAEVYDTTLGWRLVNPLMRDGWGVDSMPETAENVAAEYGVSRAEQDAFAYRSQQRAAKAQADGRFAEEIVAVSVPAGRRETRLVEVDEHPRETTLEKLAALPTPFRDGGTVTAGNSSGVNDGAVALLVAGEAAVARYGLTPLARVSGAAAAGVPPRIMGIGPVPATRKLLDRLGVELGAVDVVELNEAFAAQSVAVLRELGLPVDAEHVNPNGGAIALGHPLGASGARLALTAALELRRRGGRRALATMCIGVGQGISLLLESAA; this is translated from the coding sequence ATGACCGTGGCATACCTGGTGGCCGGTGTCCGCACCCCGATCGGCCGGTACGCCGGTGCGCTGGCCGGCGTCCGCCCCGACGACCTGGCCGCGCACGTGATCCGGGAGCTGGTGGCCCGGCACCCCTCGGTGGACTGGGCCCGGGTGGACGACGTCGTGCTCGGCTGCGCCAACCAGGCCGGCGAGGACAACCGCAACGTGGCCCGGATGTCGGCGCTGCTGGCCGGCCTTCCCGAGGAGGTGCCGGGCAGCACCGTCAACCGGCTCTGCGGCTCCGGGCTGGACGCGCTCGCCACCGCCGCCCGATCCATCGTCGCCGGTGACGCGGAGCTGGTGATCGCCGGTGGGGTGGAGAGCATGAGCCGGGCGCCGTTCGTCATGCCGAAGGCGACGTCGGCGTACTCCCGGTCGGCCGAGGTGTACGACACCACCCTGGGCTGGCGGTTGGTCAACCCGCTGATGCGCGACGGGTGGGGCGTCGACTCGATGCCGGAGACGGCGGAGAACGTGGCCGCCGAGTACGGCGTCAGCCGGGCCGAGCAGGACGCCTTCGCGTACCGCTCGCAGCAGCGCGCGGCCAAGGCGCAGGCCGACGGCCGGTTCGCCGAGGAGATCGTGGCGGTGTCGGTGCCCGCCGGCCGTCGGGAGACCCGGCTGGTCGAGGTCGACGAGCACCCCCGGGAGACCACGCTGGAGAAGTTGGCGGCGCTGCCGACCCCGTTCCGCGACGGCGGCACGGTGACCGCCGGCAACTCATCGGGCGTCAACGACGGAGCCGTCGCGCTGCTGGTCGCCGGCGAGGCGGCGGTGGCCCGTTACGGCCTCACCCCGCTGGCCCGGGTCAGCGGCGCGGCGGCGGCCGGCGTACCGCCCCGGATCATGGGCATCGGCCCGGTCCCGGCGACCCGCAAGCTGCTCGACCGGCTCGGCGTCGAGCTGGGCGCGGTGGACGTGGTGGAGCTGAACGAGGCGTTCGCCGCGCAGTCCGTGGCGGTGCTGCGGGAGCTCGGGCTCCCCGTGGACGCCGAACACGTCAACCCGAACGGCGGCGCGATCGCGCTGGGGCACCCGCTCGGCGCCAGCGGCGCGCGCCTGGCGCTGACCGCCGCCCTGGAGTTGCGCCGCCGCGGAGGCCGCCGGGCTCTGGCCACCATGTGCATCGGCGTCGGTCAAGGGATCTCGCTGTTGCTGGAGTCAGCCGCCTAG
- a CDS encoding glutathione S-transferase C-terminal domain-containing protein, giving the protein MARAQFSAETSSGGAFVRQPNRFTGRVTADSTSPPGGGPDEQDRWPLEAGRYRLIWCRACPWAHRARIVRGLLGLDDAISLGTVDPIRDERGWAFALDPDGFDPVLGVSFLSEAYLATDPDYTGRVTVPALVDTLTGRVVTNDYPQLTLDFSTEWRSLHRAGAPDLYPVEMRPEMDALMAEIHTDVNNGVYRCGFATSQEAYDEAFRALFARLDALSERLAGQRYLMGDTITEADVRLFTTLVRFDAAYHGHFKCNRGKLTEMPVLWAYARDLFQTPGFGETVDFDHIKRHYYGTHREINPTGIGPLGPDESGWSTPHGRG; this is encoded by the coding sequence ATGGCCCGGGCCCAGTTCAGCGCAGAGACCAGCAGTGGCGGCGCGTTCGTCCGCCAGCCCAACCGGTTCACCGGGCGGGTCACCGCCGACTCGACCTCGCCGCCGGGTGGCGGCCCCGACGAGCAGGACCGTTGGCCGCTGGAGGCCGGCCGGTACCGGCTGATCTGGTGCCGGGCCTGCCCGTGGGCGCACCGGGCGAGGATCGTACGCGGCCTGCTCGGGCTGGACGACGCGATCTCGCTGGGCACCGTCGACCCGATCCGGGACGAGCGGGGCTGGGCGTTCGCCCTCGACCCGGACGGCTTCGACCCGGTGCTCGGCGTGAGCTTCCTGTCCGAGGCGTACCTGGCCACCGACCCGGACTACACCGGCCGGGTGACCGTGCCGGCGCTGGTGGACACCCTGACCGGCCGGGTCGTCACCAACGACTATCCGCAGCTCACCCTCGACTTCTCGACGGAGTGGCGGTCGCTGCACCGTGCGGGGGCACCCGACCTGTACCCGGTCGAGATGCGGCCCGAGATGGACGCGCTGATGGCCGAGATCCACACCGACGTCAACAACGGCGTCTACCGGTGCGGGTTCGCCACCTCCCAGGAGGCGTACGACGAGGCGTTCCGGGCCCTGTTCGCCCGACTGGACGCCCTCTCCGAACGGCTCGCCGGGCAGCGTTACCTGATGGGCGACACGATCACCGAGGCCGACGTGCGGCTGTTCACCACGCTGGTCCGCTTCGACGCCGCGTACCACGGGCACTTCAAGTGCAACCGCGGCAAGCTGACCGAGATGCCGGTGCTGTGGGCGTACGCCCGGGACCTGTTCCAGACCCCGGGCTTCGGCGAGACGGTGGACTTCGACCACATCAAGCGGCACTACTACGGCACCCACCGAGAGATCAATCCGACCGGGATCGGGCCGCTCGGGCCGGACGAGTCCGGCTGGAGCACGCCGCACGGGCGTGGTTGA
- a CDS encoding DUF998 domain-containing protein yields MVDAGRPGTTTAARIRADVARRVAGSAAAGCAVAGAVAVTVAVVAGPGPGFTGYVSEAGIADSAHALTYRIGVLALAAALLLIGVALPAGVWAAPALLAIGAVCTAVSGAVTCSAGCPLPPFERATVADLVHGGASIAAIAAVVFAMVTLTVSGAAGRVVRRLAALAAALALPLCAAVGLAMLVVGRGTFVGVLERLILALAVLWGLATATALALAPKGQPL; encoded by the coding sequence GTGGTTGACGCGGGTCGGCCCGGCACCACGACCGCGGCGAGGATCCGCGCCGACGTCGCCCGCCGGGTCGCCGGGTCCGCCGCGGCCGGCTGCGCGGTGGCCGGTGCGGTCGCGGTGACGGTCGCCGTGGTCGCCGGTCCCGGCCCGGGCTTCACCGGGTACGTCAGCGAGGCGGGCATCGCCGACAGCGCGCACGCCCTGACGTACCGGATCGGGGTTCTCGCCCTTGCCGCGGCGCTGCTGCTGATCGGTGTGGCGCTGCCTGCCGGGGTGTGGGCGGCCCCGGCGTTGCTCGCCATCGGCGCCGTCTGCACCGCCGTGTCCGGGGCGGTGACCTGCTCTGCCGGCTGCCCGCTGCCGCCGTTCGAGCGTGCGACGGTGGCGGATCTGGTGCACGGCGGCGCGAGCATCGCGGCGATCGCGGCGGTGGTCTTCGCCATGGTCACGCTCACCGTGTCCGGGGCGGCGGGCCGGGTGGTACGCCGACTGGCCGCCCTGGCCGCCGCGCTGGCCCTGCCGCTCTGCGCCGCCGTCGGGCTGGCGATGCTCGTCGTCGGCCGGGGCACGTTCGTGGGCGTGCTGGAACGGCTGATCCTCGCGCTCGCCGTGCTGTGGGGGTTGGCCACCGCCACCGCGCTGGCCCTGGCGCCGAAAGGTCAACCGTTGTAA
- a CDS encoding dicarboxylate/amino acid:cation symporter has protein sequence MRKIPFSVQILLGLVLGVALGFLARTNDLSWLTSTLHTVGSLFVQLLKLAVPPLVFTAIVVSVVSLRGVANAARLALKTLMWFGITALVAVSIGIGLGLLINPGRGVSLDLGGATPPKNTGSWTDFLTGIVPTNPIGAFVEGNVLQIVFLALVIGAAALLVGDAAEPFVALNRSLLEIVQKALWWVIRLAPIGTLGLIGNAVASYGWDLLAPLAKFTTAVYVGCAIVLFVVYPLVLVLAGRLNPLRFFAGAWPAIELAFVSRSSVGTMPVTQRSVERLGVPREYASFAVPFGATTKMDGCAAIYPALAAIFVAQVFGVQLGVTDYLLIAFVSVVGSAATAGLTGAIVMLTLTLSTLGLPLAGAGLLLAIDPILDMIRTATNVAGQALVPTVVAAREGTLDRVAYESAGRRDLTEPKPVAETRPDLTPVPA, from the coding sequence CTGCGCAAAATCCCCTTCTCCGTGCAGATCCTGCTCGGCCTCGTGCTCGGCGTCGCGCTGGGCTTCCTGGCCCGCACCAACGACCTGAGCTGGCTGACCAGCACCCTGCACACCGTCGGCAGCCTCTTCGTCCAGCTCCTCAAGCTGGCCGTACCGCCGTTGGTCTTCACCGCCATCGTGGTCAGCGTGGTCAGCCTGCGCGGTGTCGCCAACGCCGCCCGGCTCGCCCTCAAGACCCTGATGTGGTTCGGCATCACCGCCCTGGTCGCGGTGAGCATCGGCATCGGGCTCGGCCTGCTCATCAACCCGGGCAGGGGCGTCTCCCTCGACCTGGGTGGCGCGACCCCGCCGAAGAACACCGGCTCGTGGACCGACTTCCTCACCGGCATCGTGCCGACCAACCCGATCGGCGCGTTCGTCGAGGGCAACGTCCTCCAGATCGTCTTCCTGGCCCTCGTCATCGGTGCGGCCGCGCTGCTGGTCGGTGACGCCGCCGAGCCGTTCGTCGCGCTCAACCGTTCCCTGCTGGAGATCGTCCAGAAGGCGCTCTGGTGGGTCATCCGCCTCGCCCCGATCGGCACCCTCGGCCTGATCGGCAACGCCGTCGCCTCGTACGGCTGGGACCTGCTGGCCCCTCTCGCGAAGTTCACCACCGCCGTCTACGTCGGCTGCGCCATCGTGCTGTTCGTGGTCTACCCGCTGGTGCTGGTCCTCGCCGGCCGGCTCAACCCGCTGCGCTTCTTCGCCGGCGCCTGGCCGGCCATCGAGCTGGCCTTCGTGTCCCGCTCCTCGGTCGGCACCATGCCGGTGACCCAGCGTTCCGTCGAGCGGCTCGGCGTGCCCCGCGAGTACGCCTCGTTCGCGGTGCCGTTCGGCGCCACCACGAAGATGGACGGTTGCGCCGCCATCTACCCGGCGCTCGCCGCGATCTTCGTGGCCCAGGTGTTCGGTGTGCAGCTCGGCGTGACCGACTACCTGCTGATCGCCTTCGTCTCGGTGGTCGGTTCGGCGGCCACCGCCGGCCTGACCGGCGCGATCGTGATGCTGACCCTGACCCTCAGCACGCTGGGCCTGCCGCTGGCCGGCGCCGGCCTGCTGCTGGCCATCGACCCGATCCTGGACATGATCCGCACCGCCACCAACGTGGCCGGGCAGGCCCTGGTGCCGACCGTCGTCGCCGCCCGCGAGGGCACCCTCGACCGCGTCGCGTACGAGTCCGCCGGTCGACGTGACCTGACCGAGCCGAAGCCGGTCGCCGAGACCCGGCCCGACCTGACCCCCGTTCCTGCCTGA
- a CDS encoding NADH:flavin oxidoreductase/NADH oxidase: MSSLFTPLALRGVTLPNRIAMAPMCQYSCGPDGLPTDWHLTHLGSRAVGGAGLVMTEATAVLPEGRISPQDTGLWSGAHVDAWRPVTAFIAAHGAVPAVQLAHAGFKASTYRPWAPERGGVPDAEGGWTPVAPGSEPFTTGYRTPTSLDDAGIAGVVEAFATAAERALDAGFTVVEIHAAHGYLLNEFLSPLTNHRTDSYGGDRAARMRLTLEVARAVRAAVGEDVPVLTRISATDWVEGGWTIEDSVALAGELAGVGVDLVDASSGGVSVEQRIPLGPGYQVPLAARIRREAGVPTGAVGLIVEPEHAEQIVAGGEADLVLLGRELLRDPYWPHRAAAKLGVTYSGPDQYARAY, encoded by the coding sequence ATGAGCTCCCTGTTCACCCCCCTGGCCCTGCGTGGCGTCACACTGCCCAACCGGATCGCGATGGCGCCGATGTGCCAGTACTCCTGCGGCCCCGACGGTCTGCCCACCGACTGGCACCTGACCCACCTCGGCTCTCGCGCGGTCGGCGGTGCCGGTCTGGTGATGACCGAGGCGACGGCCGTGCTCCCCGAGGGCCGGATCAGCCCCCAGGACACCGGGCTGTGGTCCGGTGCCCACGTCGACGCGTGGCGGCCGGTGACCGCGTTCATCGCCGCCCACGGCGCGGTGCCGGCCGTGCAGCTCGCGCACGCCGGGTTCAAGGCCTCCACGTACCGGCCGTGGGCACCGGAACGCGGCGGCGTGCCGGACGCCGAGGGCGGCTGGACGCCCGTCGCGCCCGGCTCCGAGCCGTTCACCACCGGCTACCGGACGCCCACCAGCCTCGACGACGCCGGCATCGCCGGTGTGGTCGAGGCGTTCGCGACCGCCGCCGAACGGGCGCTGGACGCCGGCTTCACCGTCGTGGAGATCCACGCCGCGCACGGTTACCTGCTCAACGAGTTCCTGTCGCCGTTGACCAACCACCGCACCGACTCCTACGGCGGCGACCGGGCCGCCCGGATGCGGCTCACCCTGGAGGTGGCCCGCGCGGTGCGCGCCGCGGTCGGCGAGGACGTGCCGGTGCTGACCCGGATCTCCGCGACCGACTGGGTCGAGGGCGGCTGGACGATCGAGGACAGCGTGGCACTGGCCGGCGAGTTGGCCGGCGTCGGCGTCGACCTGGTCGACGCGTCGTCCGGGGGCGTCAGCGTCGAGCAGCGCATCCCGCTCGGTCCCGGCTACCAGGTGCCGCTGGCCGCTCGGATCCGCCGCGAAGCCGGTGTGCCGACCGGCGCGGTGGGCCTGATCGTCGAGCCCGAGCACGCCGAGCAGATCGTCGCCGGCGGCGAAGCGGACCTGGTGCTGCTCGGCCGGGAGCTGCTGCGCGACCCGTACTGGCCGCACCGGGCCGCCGCGAAGCTCGGCGTCACGTACAGCGGCCCCGACCAGTACGCCCGCGCCTACTGA